Proteins co-encoded in one Sulfurimonas sp. HSL1-2 genomic window:
- a CDS encoding F0F1 ATP synthase subunit A, protein MGELFTFFGVISENHAYLFMSHMLLTALIVIMLAKMATKNLKVVPGGTQNLMEAYLQGVVAMGSDVMGREKAMRYLPLVATLGLFIGIANLIGVIPGFEAPSAFLDFTLALALIVFIYYNFEGIRRNGVVEYFKHFMGPVWWLAWLMFPIEIVSHISRIVSLSFRLFGNVKGDDMFLMVMLMLAPWLLPMIPFALLSFMALLQAFIFMMLTYVYLGGAVTLHEESL, encoded by the coding sequence GTGGGTGAACTCTTTACTTTCTTCGGTGTGATCAGCGAAAATCACGCCTACCTCTTTATGTCGCATATGCTGCTGACAGCACTGATCGTTATCATGCTTGCCAAAATGGCGACCAAGAACCTCAAAGTCGTCCCGGGGGGCACACAGAACCTGATGGAAGCGTACCTCCAGGGCGTTGTTGCAATGGGTTCGGACGTTATGGGCCGCGAAAAAGCGATGCGCTACCTGCCGCTCGTCGCGACACTGGGTCTCTTTATCGGTATTGCCAACCTGATCGGGGTTATCCCGGGCTTTGAAGCACCGTCCGCATTCCTGGACTTTACGCTGGCGCTGGCGCTGATCGTCTTCATCTACTATAACTTCGAAGGGATCCGCCGTAACGGTGTCGTCGAGTACTTCAAGCACTTCATGGGGCCGGTATGGTGGCTCGCATGGCTGATGTTCCCGATCGAGATCGTTTCACACATCTCCCGTATCGTTTCACTCAGCTTCCGTCTTTTCGGTAACGTCAAAGGGGACGACATGTTCCTCATGGTCATGCTGATGCTCGCACCGTGGCTGCTGCCGATGATCCCGTTCGCGCTGCTCTCGTTCATGGCGCTTCTGCAGGCGTTCATCTTTATGATGCTGACCTACGTTTACCTCGGCGGAGCCGTCACCCTTCACGAAGAATCCCTCTAA